The following proteins are co-located in the Desulfoscipio sp. XC116 genome:
- a CDS encoding JAB domain-containing protein — protein MLPIKMAACEPLYKTEDIFNIVEVKRITTRFLEQAVLVLYDEKSDMQVLCGPCCSKTCAIAPSICNIIRMISDNKVLFKEALVVHNHPKLPWHGEVIPSEDDIASTELLKWQLALLGIKLRDHVIITGHKKRTLAEMGLCVDRCLHVNGVEIKRFLYCFLMQISAVLEHDEALDELNDLLAQNLAFLSWYYDKHCLARVFAFKPVDVNFVAWLTKLRTKDNLLSYLVEALASLQDGKKIKLHPENIIPHGKEFQKRIISGKYKISCSSVG, from the coding sequence ATGCTTCCCATAAAAATGGCGGCCTGTGAACCCTTGTATAAGACAGAAGACATTTTCAATATCGTGGAGGTTAAAAGGATAACTACCAGGTTCCTGGAACAAGCGGTTTTAGTGTTATACGATGAAAAGTCCGATATGCAAGTGTTATGTGGGCCATGCTGCAGTAAGACGTGTGCCATAGCGCCTTCGATCTGTAATATTATACGCATGATAAGTGATAACAAAGTATTATTTAAGGAAGCTTTAGTGGTGCATAATCATCCCAAATTGCCCTGGCATGGTGAGGTTATCCCATCGGAAGACGATATTGCTTCCACGGAGTTATTAAAATGGCAACTGGCGTTACTGGGTATTAAATTGCGGGATCATGTCATTATTACCGGCCATAAAAAACGTACTTTGGCGGAAATGGGTCTTTGTGTGGACAGGTGTTTGCATGTCAATGGTGTGGAAATTAAGCGATTTTTGTATTGTTTTTTAATGCAAATAAGTGCGGTGCTGGAACATGATGAAGCGCTGGACGAATTAAATGATTTATTGGCTCAAAATTTGGCGTTTCTAAGCTGGTATTATGATAAACACTGTTTAGCCCGGGTTTTTGCATTTAAACCCGTGGATGTTAATTTTGTGGCCTGGTTAACCAAATTACGCACCAAGGATAATTTACTGAGCTATTTGGTTGAAGCTTTGGCTAGCTTGCAGGATGGCAAAAAAATAAAGTTGCACCCGGAAAACATTATCCCGCATGGTAAGGAATTTCAAAAGCGCATAATATCAGGTAAATATAAAATCAGCTGTTCGTCAGTTGGTTAG
- the typA gene encoding translational GTPase TypA: MDKNMIRNLAIIAHVDHGKTTLVDGMLKQSGVFHAKQVIEERVMDRNDLERERGITIMAKNTAVQYGQHKLNIVDTPGHADFGGEVERIVQMVDGVLLLVDAFEGPMPQTRFVLRKALEAGLAPIVVINKIDRLHARPKEVIDEVLDLFIELEASDAQLDFPVIYTNARTGTATLDPGTPGSDLKPLFDMIVQRIPAPGGEPQAPLQLGVTLIDYDTYLGRQAIGRIHNGIIRVKQEVAVLKAGNEMQRQRVTGLFVFSGLKKMSVEEATTGDIVVVTGLLDINVGNTVADPENPLPLSFVSIDEPTMAVAFHVNKSPFAGQEGTYVTSRKLSERLFRELESDVSLRVANSETPDTFLVSGRGELHLSILIENLRREGYEFEISRPQVVERVIDGVRSEPVEELTLEIPEEYVGIVMERLGPRKSELINMQHKNDSLMRLIFHIPTRGLFGYRSEFMTDTKGLGIMHHAFHHYAPYQGDIHTRSRGSLIAFENGDSTTYGLENAQERGELFVGPGVPIYRGMLVGEHARPGDLVINVCKKKQLSNMRSSTSEVSAKLTPPRPMSLEQCMEFIADDELLEVTPKSLRMRKQSD, encoded by the coding sequence ATGGATAAAAACATGATTCGCAATCTAGCCATTATAGCCCACGTTGACCACGGCAAAACCACTCTGGTGGACGGCATGCTCAAACAAAGCGGCGTATTCCATGCCAAGCAAGTTATTGAAGAGCGCGTCATGGACCGCAATGATTTGGAACGAGAGCGGGGCATCACCATCATGGCCAAAAATACAGCGGTGCAATACGGCCAGCACAAGCTAAACATAGTAGACACTCCAGGCCATGCCGACTTTGGCGGTGAAGTGGAACGCATTGTCCAAATGGTGGATGGAGTACTGCTATTGGTGGACGCATTCGAGGGTCCCATGCCCCAGACTCGCTTTGTATTGCGCAAAGCGCTGGAAGCCGGACTGGCGCCTATTGTAGTAATTAATAAGATCGACCGTCTGCACGCACGGCCTAAAGAAGTAATTGATGAAGTGCTGGATTTATTTATTGAGCTGGAGGCCAGCGATGCGCAGCTGGATTTCCCGGTCATTTATACCAATGCCCGCACCGGCACGGCCACTTTAGACCCCGGCACACCGGGGTCGGACTTAAAACCGCTATTTGACATGATTGTGCAAAGAATACCCGCACCCGGCGGAGAGCCACAGGCCCCCCTGCAGTTGGGTGTTACCTTGATTGATTACGATACTTACCTGGGCCGACAGGCCATAGGGCGTATCCATAACGGCATAATCAGGGTCAAGCAGGAAGTGGCCGTGCTGAAAGCCGGCAACGAAATGCAGCGCCAGCGAGTAACCGGCCTGTTCGTTTTCAGCGGGCTTAAAAAAATGTCCGTGGAGGAAGCCACTACAGGAGATATAGTAGTAGTAACCGGCCTTTTGGATATTAACGTGGGCAACACCGTTGCCGACCCGGAAAACCCGCTGCCATTGAGTTTTGTCAGTATTGACGAACCCACTATGGCCGTGGCTTTTCACGTTAACAAAAGCCCCTTTGCCGGGCAGGAGGGCACTTACGTTACCTCCCGCAAATTGAGTGAAAGGCTGTTTCGGGAACTGGAATCGGATGTCAGCTTGCGCGTGGCCAACTCCGAAACACCGGATACATTTTTGGTATCGGGACGCGGCGAATTGCACTTGTCCATCCTGATAGAAAACTTGCGCCGGGAGGGTTATGAATTTGAAATATCCCGCCCGCAGGTGGTGGAACGGGTTATTGACGGAGTCAGAAGTGAGCCGGTGGAGGAATTAACTCTGGAAATACCGGAAGAATATGTAGGCATCGTCATGGAACGCCTGGGGCCCCGTAAAAGCGAGCTCATTAACATGCAACATAAAAACGACAGCCTAATGCGTCTGATCTTCCACATACCCACCCGGGGCCTGTTCGGCTACCGCTCCGAATTTATGACCGATACCAAAGGGCTCGGCATTATGCACCACGCTTTCCATCATTACGCGCCTTATCAGGGAGATATCCATACCCGCTCCAGAGGTTCGCTGATAGCCTTCGAGAACGGTGATTCCACCACATACGGACTGGAAAATGCTCAAGAACGGGGCGAACTGTTTGTCGGGCCCGGGGTACCGATATACCGGGGTATGCTGGTAGGCGAACACGCCCGGCCGGGAGACCTGGTCATTAACGTTTGCAAGAAGAAGCAATTATCCAACATGCGCAGTTCCACCTCCGAAGTTTCGGCCAAGCTTACCCCTCCCCGGCCAATGAGTCTGGAACAGTGCATGGAGTTTATCGCCGATGACGAACTGCTGGAGGTGACCCCCAAATCACTGCGCATGCGTAAACAATCGGACTAA
- a CDS encoding methyl-accepting chemotaxis protein, protein MGNSIRLKIIAPVTIIISLVLILIVYQDYKNKVEMQLDQENQKYELVAQRVLADMDNVFNQARLGLEAVAANPEIQKAFAERDRERLLALTLPIWEMASQEGIEQFQFHLAPAMSFLRLHQPEKYDDDLSSFRFTVVECNDTGKTVQGLEEGKAGFGFRVVMPVMYQGEQVGSVEYGPGLNATLLEKWQKQMGGDYYIYGKGSSGVSWEGQEGLLVATAKEDHYSIKEDNINAVLSAKKAKTFYVDDERKAALVVPLEDYSGKPVGFIKIINDRSEIISELAGELKFAQVQAVASVLVVLLSTLIITTIIIKPLIRLSTVVGAVARGDLTQQVETTKSNDEVGVLAGAVATMVHNLREIIADIKVYSQRLSEYSHELVSSSEEVSASIEEVANTTSQVSSISDRCSKDLVEVSTESEQMRQIAEDGNQAVQKTVDKINAIDTASQNVYQTVHKLNEQSSRIGEIISTITNIADRTNLLALNAAIEAARAGEQGRGFAVVAEDVRKLAEQSAGAAHEITVLIKDIQLGVGEAVKAIERGSDEVSGGVQLAEQTGASLSHIIGAVEKNTDMLKQAVTGAEQASEGTKQLSGAGDQVARAIQQVAGAAQNLADLADELQQGIIKFKTED, encoded by the coding sequence ATGGGAAATAGTATCCGTTTAAAAATTATAGCACCGGTAACAATAATTATTTCACTGGTATTAATTCTTATAGTATATCAGGATTATAAAAACAAAGTGGAGATGCAGTTAGATCAGGAAAACCAAAAGTATGAACTGGTGGCGCAGCGGGTTTTGGCCGATATGGATAATGTTTTCAACCAGGCCAGGCTGGGCTTGGAAGCGGTGGCCGCCAATCCGGAAATTCAAAAAGCTTTTGCCGAACGAGATCGCGAAAGGCTGCTTGCCTTAACTTTGCCGATATGGGAGATGGCCAGTCAGGAAGGTATAGAACAATTTCAATTCCACCTTGCTCCGGCCATGTCTTTTTTGCGGCTGCATCAGCCGGAAAAATACGATGATGATTTGTCCTCTTTTCGCTTTACGGTAGTAGAGTGCAATGATACCGGTAAGACGGTACAGGGACTGGAAGAAGGCAAGGCCGGCTTTGGCTTCCGGGTGGTAATGCCGGTAATGTACCAAGGTGAACAAGTGGGCAGCGTGGAATATGGCCCCGGGCTGAACGCTACCTTGTTGGAAAAGTGGCAAAAACAAATGGGCGGGGATTATTACATATACGGCAAGGGTAGTTCCGGAGTATCCTGGGAGGGCCAGGAGGGTTTGCTTGTAGCTACCGCCAAAGAAGACCATTATTCAATAAAGGAAGATAATATTAACGCGGTATTGTCCGCTAAAAAGGCTAAAACCTTTTATGTAGATGACGAGCGCAAGGCGGCGCTTGTGGTACCGTTGGAGGATTATAGCGGCAAGCCGGTCGGTTTTATTAAGATAATTAACGACCGTTCCGAAATAATCAGTGAATTAGCTGGTGAATTAAAGTTTGCACAGGTACAGGCTGTTGCTTCGGTGTTGGTAGTACTGCTTTCCACCTTAATAATTACCACTATCATCATTAAGCCTTTAATCAGGCTTAGTACAGTAGTGGGGGCTGTAGCCCGGGGAGATCTGACTCAGCAAGTTGAAACAACCAAGAGCAATGATGAGGTGGGTGTTCTGGCTGGTGCGGTGGCCACTATGGTGCATAATTTAAGAGAAATTATCGCGGATATCAAGGTTTATTCACAGCGGCTGTCTGAATATAGTCATGAATTAGTTTCCTCCAGTGAAGAGGTGAGCGCTTCCATTGAAGAAGTAGCCAACACTACAAGTCAAGTTTCGTCAATATCGGACCGATGTTCGAAGGATTTGGTTGAAGTGTCCACGGAATCCGAACAAATGCGTCAGATAGCTGAAGACGGCAATCAAGCTGTTCAAAAAACCGTGGACAAGATAAATGCTATTGATACCGCATCTCAAAATGTCTATCAAACTGTGCATAAACTTAATGAACAATCCAGCCGGATTGGAGAGATTATCAGCACCATCACCAATATCGCCGATCGGACTAATCTTTTAGCCTTAAATGCAGCTATTGAGGCTGCCCGGGCCGGGGAGCAAGGCCGGGGATTCGCAGTGGTGGCGGAAGATGTGCGTAAACTGGCGGAACAATCAGCCGGTGCCGCCCACGAGATTACGGTATTGATTAAAGATATCCAATTGGGGGTTGGGGAAGCTGTAAAAGCCATTGAACGCGGAAGCGATGAAGTTAGCGGAGGCGTACAATTGGCGGAACAGACCGGTGCCTCTTTAAGCCATATTATCGGGGCTGTGGAAAAGAATACGGATATGCTTAAACAAGCTGTCACCGGTGCCGAACAGGCCAGCGAGGGCACAAAGCAGCTTAGCGGTGCCGGGGATCAGGTCGCCAGGGCTATTCAGCAGGTAGCCGGCGCCGCCCAAAATCTTGCTGATTTGGCGGACGAACTGCAGCAAGGGATAATTAAATTTAAGACTGAAGATTAA
- a CDS encoding BsuPI-related putative proteinase inhibitor: MPVYLIKDGDTPSRIAGRYNIPERWLYKANDYYDFDDFRPGRHVYIPDYEYDYYDYPRQWGRYKYYDGMRYDIRTGRKHFRRGEKVPIIFSYCNLSDVPRRFRYDDARLFDFECRRGGKDIWCWSEKNKYDRGSRSMLLKPGECRTHRGEWDLYDRWGDYVHHGPYILRAYDRSRELRKNYVDTGIELLKQPDDKQNVIISDIDGCSKSNMLVNPGLDRWVDSYTPAGWSAQNVNRSALERSGRYAAEMGTRSLDQALLAQTTGAASGRSYRVGFWTMESARAGRDSKFDLEVTVHPLDQQGRQIGRVGPVFKPGRLSDSAYRQYLFTTDALPAGTKGLQLRFVFRPRSGNASRVKIDDVGLACIS; the protein is encoded by the coding sequence GTGCCTGTTTATTTAATTAAAGACGGCGATACCCCGTCTCGGATAGCCGGCCGGTATAATATACCCGAACGGTGGCTCTATAAAGCTAATGATTACTACGACTTTGACGATTTTCGTCCCGGGCGGCACGTATACATTCCCGACTATGAATACGACTATTATGACTATCCCAGGCAATGGGGCAGGTACAAGTATTATGATGGGATGCGTTACGATATTCGGACTGGTCGCAAGCATTTTCGCCGCGGGGAAAAAGTGCCCATTATATTCAGTTATTGCAACCTTTCCGATGTGCCCAGAAGGTTTCGCTATGACGACGCCCGTTTATTTGACTTTGAATGCCGGCGTGGCGGAAAGGATATCTGGTGCTGGTCCGAAAAGAACAAATACGATCGCGGCAGCCGTAGTATGCTGCTTAAGCCCGGTGAATGCCGTACTCACAGGGGCGAGTGGGATCTGTACGACCGGTGGGGTGATTATGTGCACCACGGTCCGTATATACTAAGGGCCTACGATCGGTCGCGTGAGTTAAGGAAGAACTATGTGGATACGGGGATTGAACTGCTAAAACAACCTGATGATAAACAGAATGTTATCATATCAGACATTGACGGTTGTTCCAAGTCCAATATGCTGGTTAATCCCGGCCTTGATAGGTGGGTCGACAGCTACACCCCGGCAGGGTGGTCGGCCCAAAACGTTAACAGGTCCGCCCTGGAGCGTTCCGGCAGGTATGCGGCGGAGATGGGCACCCGGTCTTTGGACCAGGCACTGCTGGCACAAACAACTGGCGCTGCTTCCGGCCGGTCTTACCGGGTGGGGTTTTGGACTATGGAAAGCGCACGTGCCGGCCGGGATAGCAAATTTGACCTGGAGGTTACGGTGCACCCCCTGGATCAGCAGGGCCGTCAGATTGGCCGGGTGGGTCCGGTTTTTAAACCCGGCCGGCTGTCCGATAGTGCTTATCGGCAGTACCTTTTTACAACCGATGCGCTGCCCGCGGGTACAAAGGGCCTGCAGCTGCGGTTTGTATTCCGGCCCCGGTCCGGTAATGCAAGTAGAGTAAAAATAGATGATGTCGGGTTGGCCTGCATCAGTTAA